A window of the Cystobacter fuscus genome harbors these coding sequences:
- a CDS encoding ABC transporter ATP-binding protein yields the protein MAQLEIKSLTKSFGDTRVIKGVDLRVDDRDFCVFLGPSGCGKSTLLRLIAGLESVTSGQILLDGQDITEAPSARRNLAMVFQSYALYPHMSIRQNMSFALDLAKVDKKIIDEKVTRAARILELEPLLDRKPAALSGGQRQRVAIGRAIVREPRIFLFDEPLSNLDAALRMQMRLELARLHLDLKATMIYVTHDQVEAMTLANKVVIFNGGHIEQSGPPQELYRRPVNKFVASFLGMPQMVFLDATLEGGALKLVNGGELAVPTGLPALAAGTRVTVGVRPEQMSLAEPGRGTIQGRVQMIERLGSDAYAYLSLPSGGRLTVRCEGDVGAIEGTDVSAQLNPERVHVFDANGVAIHHPTFR from the coding sequence ATGGCACAACTCGAAATCAAATCCCTGACCAAGTCCTTCGGTGACACCCGCGTCATCAAGGGCGTGGACCTGCGCGTCGACGACCGCGACTTCTGCGTCTTCCTGGGCCCCTCCGGCTGCGGCAAGTCCACGCTCCTGCGCCTCATCGCCGGCCTGGAGTCCGTCACCTCGGGGCAGATCCTTCTCGACGGGCAGGACATCACCGAGGCGCCCTCCGCCAGGCGCAACCTCGCGATGGTGTTCCAGTCCTACGCGCTCTACCCCCACATGAGCATCCGCCAGAACATGTCCTTCGCCCTGGACCTGGCCAAGGTGGACAAGAAGATCATCGACGAGAAGGTGACGCGCGCCGCGCGCATCCTGGAGCTCGAGCCGCTGTTGGATCGCAAGCCGGCGGCGCTCTCGGGCGGACAGCGCCAGCGCGTGGCCATCGGTCGCGCCATCGTGCGCGAGCCGCGCATCTTCCTGTTCGACGAGCCCCTGTCCAACCTGGACGCGGCGCTGCGCATGCAGATGCGCCTGGAGCTCGCCCGGCTGCACCTGGATCTCAAGGCGACGATGATCTACGTCACCCACGATCAGGTGGAGGCGATGACGCTCGCCAACAAGGTGGTCATCTTCAACGGTGGCCACATCGAGCAGAGCGGCCCGCCACAGGAGCTCTACCGCCGCCCGGTGAACAAGTTCGTCGCGAGCTTCCTCGGCATGCCGCAGATGGTCTTCCTGGACGCCACGCTCGAGGGCGGTGCGCTCAAGCTGGTGAACGGGGGCGAGCTTGCCGTGCCCACGGGCCTGCCGGCGCTCGCCGCGGGCACCCGGGTCACGGTGGGCGTGCGGCCCGAGCAGATGTCACTGGCCGAGCCCGGACGCGGCACGATCCAGGGGCGCGTGCAGATGATCGAGCGGCTGGGCAGCGACGCCTATGCGTACCTCTCCCTGCCTTCCGGCGGCCGGCTCACGGTGCGCTGCGAGGGCGACGTGGGCGCCATCGAGGGCACCGACGTCTCGGCCCAGCTCAACCCCGAGCGCGTCCACGTCTTCGACGCCAACGGCGTCGCCATCCACCATCCCACCTTCCGCTGA
- a CDS encoding carbohydrate ABC transporter permease, whose translation MSALKQRRQLAETVRAIFSWLIALLIFFPIFWMVITSFKTELGAFSMPPEFFFKPTLENYREIMEANDYLHFAWNSLVTSGGATLVGMLVAVPAAYSFAFHPTQRTQGILTWMLSTKMLPAVGVLVPIYLMARDLGLLDTRLVLVIIFALVNLPIMVWMIYTYFRDVPRDILEAARMDGATLLQEIFRVLLPVSRGGLASTALLSLILNWNEAFWSINLTTTQASPLSALVASFSSPQGLFWAKLSAISTLACAPIVLLGWGSQKQLVRGLTFGAVK comes from the coding sequence ATGTCCGCCCTGAAACAACGCCGACAGCTCGCCGAAACGGTGCGCGCCATCTTCTCCTGGCTCATCGCCCTGCTCATCTTCTTCCCCATCTTCTGGATGGTGATCACCAGCTTCAAGACGGAGCTGGGCGCGTTCTCCATGCCCCCCGAGTTCTTCTTCAAGCCCACGCTGGAGAACTACCGGGAGATCATGGAGGCCAACGACTACCTGCACTTCGCCTGGAACTCGCTCGTCACCAGCGGCGGCGCCACGCTCGTGGGCATGCTGGTGGCGGTGCCCGCGGCGTACTCCTTCGCCTTCCACCCCACCCAGCGCACCCAGGGCATCCTCACGTGGATGCTGTCCACCAAGATGCTGCCGGCGGTGGGCGTGCTCGTGCCCATCTACCTGATGGCGCGCGACCTGGGCCTGCTCGACACGCGCCTCGTGCTCGTCATCATCTTCGCGCTCGTCAACCTGCCCATCATGGTGTGGATGATCTACACCTACTTCCGGGACGTGCCCCGGGACATCCTCGAGGCGGCGCGCATGGACGGCGCCACGCTCCTCCAGGAGATCTTCCGCGTGCTGCTGCCGGTGAGCCGGGGAGGCCTGGCGTCCACGGCCCTCCTGTCGCTCATCCTCAACTGGAACGAGGCCTTCTGGTCCATCAACCTCACCACCACCCAGGCCTCGCCGCTCAGCGCCCTGGTGGCCTCGTTCTCCAGTCCGCAAGGCCTGTTCTGGGCCAAGCTGTCCGCCATCTCCACGCTCGCGTGCGCCCCCATCGTGTTGCTGGGCTGGGGCTCGCAGAAACAACTCGTCCGCGGCCTGACCTTCGGCGCCGTCAAGTAA